CCTGCTTTCGATCCTGCTCCTTGCCATTTCGCTGTGGATGCGGCTCAAGCTTTCGGAAAGCCCGGTGTTTCAGGCGATGAAGCAGGAAGGCGAGCTGGCGAAGAATCCGCTCAAGGAAAGCTTCACCTATCCGGGCAACCCGCGCCGCATCTTTATCGCGCTGTTCGGCATCGCGGCGGGGCTGACGGTGATCTGGTACACCGCGATGTTTTCGGGCCTGTCGTTCCTGAAGGGGCCGATGAAGATCGACGATACCGCGGCCGAGATCATCGTCGGTATCGCCGCCGCGCTCGGCATGGGTTTCTTCCTCTGGGCGGGGCGGCTGTCCGACCGCATCGGGCGCAAGAAGCCGATCGTCTGGGGCTATGGCGTCACGCTGGTGCTGCTGTTCCCGCTGTTCTGGCTGATGGGCAGCGTCGCCAACCCCGCGCTCACCGCGGCGGCCGAAAAGGCGCCGGTCATGGTGACCGGGTCGAAGTGCAGCTTCGACCCCTTCGCATCGAAACAGGAAACCGCGTGCGGCAAGACGCTTGGCGAGCTGACCAAGCTCGGCGTACCCTATACGGTGGTCGCGAGCGGTAGCGCGTTCGACAGCGTCAAGGTGACGATCGGGGCGCGCGAAGTCGCGGGCGAAGATCCGGCGGTGCTCAAACCCGCGCTCGAGGCGATGGGTTATGATTTCGAGAAAAAGATACCGGGGCCGCTCGGCATTGCGGTGATCCTCGCGGCGCTGCTCGGGCTCAGCGCGTTGTCGGGCTTTACCTACGGGCCCGTCGCGGCGCTGCTCTCGGAGATGTTCCCGCCGCACGTGCGCTATTCGTCGCTGTCGATCCCCTATCATCTGGGTACCGGCTATTTCGGTGGTTTCCTGCCGCTGATCGCCAGCTTCATCATCGCCAAGACCGGTAACGCCTATGCCGGGCTGTGGTACACATGGGGCGTGGTGCTGGTGGCATTCCTCGTCACGGCGTTCATGCTCAAGGACCCGGTCGAGGGGCAGTGGGACAGGAAGGCGCCGCCGGCCTGATCGGCGCCTCCAACAGCCCCATTGGCGCTGCCGTCAAAGCCGTCTAGTGGCACTGGGATGATTGCCATTCCGTCGCCGCTCCGCCTCCGTCTCGACCGTGAGGCGCTTGTCGCCAACTGGCGCTGGCTTGCGGCGCAGGGCGGCGCGGCGGCGTGCGGCGCGGCGCTCAAGGCCGACGGTTATGGGCTCGGTGCGCGCGAAGTGATGCACCATCTCGTCGCTGCGGGATGCCGCGATTTTTTTGTGGCGAGCTGGGCGGAGGCGGCGGCGCTGATGCCGCTCGTGGAGGGCGTCTCGCTGTCGGTGCTGCACGGGGTCGGCGAGGCCGACATGATCGCGGCGAAAACGCTTCCGGCGCGTCCGGTGCTCGGTAGCCTCGAGCAGGTCGCGCGCTGGCGTGCGGCGGGCGAGGGACGGCCGTGCGACGTCATGGTCGACACGGGCATGAACCGCCTCGGGCTGCGCGTCGAGGAGGCGCTCGGCGGCGCGCTCGACGGGCTCGCGATCGAAACCTTGCTCAGCCATCTCGCCTCGGCCGACGAGGATAGCGCGCAGAATGGGCAGCAGCTTGCGGCGTTTCGCGAGTTGAAAAACCGCATTCCGGCCCGGCGCTACAGCCTTGCGAACAGCGCGGGCGTTTGCCTTGGCGCCGATTATGCTTTCGACCTCACCCGCCCGGGACTTGCCCTCTACGGCGGCACTCCGCGTCCGGAGGCGGCCGGGCATATCCGGCAGGTCGTCTTTCCCGAAGCGCGCGTCCTGCAGGTGCGCAGCGTCCGCGCCGGCGAGACGGTCGGCTATGGCGCGACCTGGACCGCGGCGAAGGATGGCCGGGTCGCGGTCGCCAACTTGGGTTATGCCGACGGCTATCTGCGCTGCCACGCCGGAAGCGGCGCGGCGAGCTGGCAGACGCAGCGCTTGCCGCTCGCCGGGCGCGTCTCGATGGACCTTGTCGCGTTCGATGCCAGCGATGCCGGCGCGATCGACGAGGGTGACTGGCTGACGCTCGACTATGCGCTCGCCGAGACGGCAGAGCGCAGCGGGCTGTCGCAGTATGAGTTGCTCACCGGCCTCGGGAAGCGCTGGGCGCGCGAGTGGACGGCGTAGCCACGGCATAGAAAAAGGCGGCGGATCGCTCCGCCGCCCTCTTCATTTCAAGGTGTAGCCTTAGAAGTTGCCGCGAAGGTTCACGAACACCCGGCGACCCATATAATCATACTGGGAGCCGAACGCCGGCGCCTGCCCGATAGCGGTGATGCCCGAGAAGGGAATCGATGCACGCGGCGGTGCGGTGTCGAACAGGTTGGCCACGCCCAGCGTGATCTCGAACTTGTCCGCTACTTCGCGCGTGACCGACATCGAGTGATAGAAGGTCGGCGACAGGCGCACGTCGGGGCAAACCGGCCCGCCGGGATAGAAGAGTGGCGAATTCGGGCAATCGGTCCCGCGCTGATCGAGCAGATCGCCGAGGTTCGAAGTCCCGCCGATGACGTCGAGGCCATAGAAAATCGTCCACGGTCCCTTGTTCCAGGCAAGGTTGAAGTCACCGACCCACTTCGGATCGCCGGCTTCGCCGTTATCCTCGACGACAGTGCCTGCGAACAGCGCCGTCTTGTCTTCGATCTGCCAGGTCATTTGCGCCCGGAATTCAAGGCTGCCGAGATTGCCCAGATCCTGGGCGATATTCAGCGTGACGTCGAAACCGCGGTTCCGCTGGCGTGCAACGTTGACATAGGTATCGATCACCGTGTCGACGTTGTTTGCGTCGGCCTGGCCGGCCGGGATGCGGGTGAACAGGT
The Sphingopyxis macrogoltabida genome window above contains:
- the alr gene encoding alanine racemase: MIAIPSPLRLRLDREALVANWRWLAAQGGAAACGAALKADGYGLGAREVMHHLVAAGCRDFFVASWAEAAALMPLVEGVSLSVLHGVGEADMIAAKTLPARPVLGSLEQVARWRAAGEGRPCDVMVDTGMNRLGLRVEEALGGALDGLAIETLLSHLASADEDSAQNGQQLAAFRELKNRIPARRYSLANSAGVCLGADYAFDLTRPGLALYGGTPRPEAAGHIRQVVFPEARVLQVRSVRAGETVGYGATWTAAKDGRVAVANLGYADGYLRCHAGSGAASWQTQRLPLAGRVSMDLVAFDASDAGAIDEGDWLTLDYALAETAERSGLSQYELLTGLGKRWAREWTA
- a CDS encoding MFS transporter produces the protein MTDAAAVADHGAVYQPTAKDIRMVIAASSAGTIFEWYDFFIYGTLAAIIGKAFFPSDNATLEVLLVWAGFAVGFGFRPLGAVLFGFLGDRLGRKYTFLVTVTLMGVATAGVGLIPSAATIGIVAPIIVILLRVLQGLALGGEYGGAAVYVAEHSPPEKRGFYTSFIQASVVGGFVLSLIVVLGCKALMPDAVWESWGWRVPFLLSILLLAISLWMRLKLSESPVFQAMKQEGELAKNPLKESFTYPGNPRRIFIALFGIAAGLTVIWYTAMFSGLSFLKGPMKIDDTAAEIIVGIAAALGMGFFLWAGRLSDRIGRKKPIVWGYGVTLVLLFPLFWLMGSVANPALTAAAEKAPVMVTGSKCSFDPFASKQETACGKTLGELTKLGVPYTVVASGSAFDSVKVTIGAREVAGEDPAVLKPALEAMGYDFEKKIPGPLGIAVILAALLGLSALSGFTYGPVAALLSEMFPPHVRYSSLSIPYHLGTGYFGGFLPLIASFIIAKTGNAYAGLWYTWGVVLVAFLVTAFMLKDPVEGQWDRKAPPA